The following are encoded in a window of Sinorhizobium sojae CCBAU 05684 genomic DNA:
- a CDS encoding ISL3 family transposase, which yields MRNQHHGLFAATVDAPRGFVVDNTAVDDEVMLIAVRPASRTSLCPICGTRSERIHSRYQRRLADLPLVGKPVRLVIEARRFHCDAVLCGRRIFAERFDGDVLAPSARRTARLDHIVHHLGLALGGRPAAAFAKRLMLPVSNDTLLRVVRRRGSPRFVPPIVIGIDDWAWRRNQRYGTIICDLERRKTIALLPDREPSTAQAWLSDQPQISIVARDRGGGYATAAAKALPQATQVADRWHLMENASRAFVDAVRKSMRQIRTAIGAATINPELLTAAERIQYEGYLRREDTNAAILDLAKSGAAIKEIMRRTGYSRGLVRRVLRGQRSDVFRVRENSLELYLPWLDAQWSAGHRNGTELWRQLKSQGFRGCLRVVTEWATRRRKAEKVDDGALSRAPSARTIARLMTIGRDDLSKSETVTVAAIESGVPLLVEAREAIAAFQAMIRKKSLADLDPWLEKTRTGLVASFANGIVKDRAAVSAALTSPWSNGQTEGQITKLKLVKRQMYGRGKIDLLQARVIGAG from the coding sequence ATAAGGAATCAGCACCATGGGTTATTCGCTGCGACCGTCGACGCTCCTCGCGGCTTTGTAGTCGACAATACAGCCGTTGATGACGAGGTTATGTTGATCGCGGTTCGGCCGGCGAGTAGAACAAGCCTTTGCCCGATCTGCGGAACAAGGTCGGAGCGAATCCACAGTCGATATCAACGACGCTTGGCTGACCTGCCCTTGGTGGGAAAGCCCGTTCGGCTTGTCATTGAAGCGCGACGGTTCCACTGCGACGCAGTGTTGTGCGGCCGGCGAATCTTCGCCGAGCGCTTCGACGGGGACGTTCTCGCGCCTTCAGCGCGGCGAACTGCGAGGCTCGACCACATCGTCCATCATCTCGGGCTTGCACTGGGTGGCAGGCCAGCGGCCGCCTTTGCCAAGCGGCTGATGTTGCCGGTAAGCAATGATACGCTGCTGCGCGTCGTGCGGCGGCGCGGCAGTCCGCGCTTTGTCCCGCCGATCGTGATCGGGATCGATGATTGGGCGTGGCGACGTAACCAACGCTATGGGACCATCATTTGCGATCTGGAACGGCGCAAAACCATTGCTCTCCTGCCAGATCGGGAGCCGTCGACGGCCCAGGCTTGGCTCTCGGACCAACCTCAGATCAGCATCGTCGCCCGCGACCGCGGCGGTGGTTACGCGACGGCTGCAGCCAAGGCATTGCCACAGGCGACCCAGGTCGCTGACCGCTGGCACTTGATGGAGAATGCCAGCCGGGCATTCGTCGATGCGGTGCGCAAATCCATGCGCCAGATCCGAACCGCGATCGGAGCCGCCACGATCAATCCCGAGCTGCTGACTGCCGCCGAGCGCATCCAGTACGAGGGATATCTTCGCCGCGAAGACACCAACGCCGCCATTCTCGACCTGGCCAAGTCGGGAGCCGCAATCAAGGAGATTATGCGCCGGACCGGATACAGTCGCGGCCTGGTCCGACGCGTGCTGCGTGGTCAACGTTCGGATGTCTTCCGCGTCCGCGAGAACTCGCTCGAACTCTATCTGCCATGGCTTGACGCTCAGTGGTCGGCCGGACACCGGAATGGAACGGAGCTATGGCGGCAACTCAAGAGCCAAGGGTTCCGTGGCTGCCTTCGAGTTGTCACCGAGTGGGCCACACGCCGTCGAAAAGCAGAAAAGGTCGATGACGGTGCCTTGAGCCGAGCGCCCTCGGCCAGGACCATTGCGCGTCTTATGACCATCGGTCGCGACGACCTCTCCAAATCTGAGACCGTGACGGTCGCGGCGATAGAGAGCGGTGTACCGTTGCTCGTCGAGGCGCGGGAAGCCATCGCCGCCTTCCAGGCGATGATCCGCAAGAAATCCCTCGCTGATCTCGATCCATGGTTGGAGAAAACCCGAACGGGTTTAGTAGCCTCCTTCGCCAACGGCATCGTCAAAGACCGCGCAGCCGTCAGCGCCGCGCTAACTTCGCCGTGGTCGAACGGCCAGACGGAGGGGCAAATCACCAAGCTCAAGCTCGTGAAGCGTCAGATGTATGGTCGCGGAAAGATTGACCTCCTCCAAGCCCGCGTCATTGGCGCGGGATAA
- a CDS encoding DUF2188 domain-containing protein, translated as MSKKGQHVVPSADGWSVKKAGSARATSTHQTQAEAIAAATKIAQKTELYIHGRDGRIRERNSYGNDPIPPKG; from the coding sequence ATGTCGAAGAAGGGGCAGCACGTCGTTCCAAGCGCGGATGGTTGGAGCGTTAAGAAGGCGGGTTCTGCGCGAGCTACAAGCACTCACCAAACCCAGGCTGAAGCGATTGCCGCCGCCACTAAGATTGCGCAGAAGACTGAACTCTATATTCATGGTCGAGATGGGCGTATTCGCGAGCGCAACTCGTATGGCAACGATCCGATTCCGCCCAAAGGATGA
- a CDS encoding IS630 family transposase (programmed frameshift), which produces MGSAILLRDDFDGRALRQLARQTKDANQARRLLALAEIYDGGSRSDAARIGSVTLQIVRDWVLRFNARGPDGLVNGKAPGGRAKLNVAQRHALAKIVESGPIPAIHGVVRWRRKDLVRWIFQEFRIAMDETTVGRELKALGFAKLSARPRHYAQNELEAEAFKKNFPAALAEIRGRLPRGTDLELWWADEARIGQKNKITRRWARRGTRPSAPLDQRTMWAYIFGAVCPRKGKGAGLVLPYCDTEAMQQHLAEISQAVDEGAHAVLILDQAGWHVTPKLKVPDNITLMFLPPRSPELNPVENVWQFLRDNWLSNRIFKDYDDIVAHCCAAWNKLVDQPWKIMSIGLREWAHRS; this is translated from the exons ATGGGTTCAGCAATTTTGTTGCGTGATGATTTCGATGGGCGTGCTCTTCGACAGCTCGCACGGCAAACGAAGGATGCCAACCAGGCGCGGCGGTTGCTGGCGCTCGCCGAGATTTATGACGGCGGCTCGCGCTCGGATGCGGCACGGATCGGCAGCGTGACGCTGCAGATCGTCCGTGACTGGGTGCTGCGGTTCAATGCGCGCGGCCCCGACGGGCTGGTGAACGGCAAAGCACCCGGCGGCCGAGCGAAGCTGAACGTCGCTCAGCGCCATGCGCTGGCGAAGATCGTCGAAAGCGGCCCGATCCCTGCGATCCACGGTGTCGTCCGCTGGCGGCGCAAGGACCTGGTGCGGTGGATATTCCAGGAATTCCGCATCGCGATGGACGAGACGACTGTCGGCCGTGAGTTGAAGGCGCTCGGCTTCGCCAAGCTGTCGGCCCGCCCGCGCCACTACGCCCAGAACGAGCTGGAGGCAGAAGCTTTTAAAAAGA ACTTCCCCGCCGCTCTGGCGGAAATCCGAGGCCGGCTCCCGCGCGGCACCGACCTCGAGCTCTGGTGGGCCGACGAAGCGCGCATAGGCCAGAAGAACAAGATCACGCGGCGGTGGGCGCGTCGCGGAACCAGACCCTCCGCACCCTTGGATCAGCGCACCATGTGGGCCTACATCTTCGGGGCCGTCTGCCCGCGGAAGGGAAAGGGTGCGGGCCTTGTCCTGCCCTATTGTGATACCGAAGCCATGCAGCAGCATCTCGCCGAGATCAGCCAGGCCGTCGATGAGGGAGCGCATGCCGTGCTCATCCTCGATCAGGCCGGATGGCACGTCACGCCGAAGCTCAAAGTGCCGGACAACATCACCCTGATGTTCCTGCCGCCTCGTTCGCCGGAACTGAACCCCGTGGAAAACGTCTGGCAGTTCCTGCGCGACAACTGGCTCTCGAACCGCATCTTCAAAGACTACGACGACATCGTCGCCCATTGCTGCGCCGCGTGGAACAAGCTCGTCGACCAGCCGTGGAAGATCATGTCCATCGGACTCCGCGAATGGGCGCATCGGTCATGA
- a CDS encoding IS630 family transposase (programmed frameshift) yields the protein MGSAILLRDDFDGRALRQLARQTKDANQARRLLALAEIYDGGSRSDAARIGSVTLQIVRDWVLRFNARGPDGLVNGKAPGGRAKLNVAQRHALAKIVESGPIPAIHGVVRWRRKDLVQWIFQEFRIAMDETTVGRELKALGFAKLSARPRHYAQNELEAEAFKKNFPAALAEIRGRLPRGTDLELWWADEARIGQKNKITRRWARRGTRPSAPLDQRTMWAYIFGAVCPRKGKGAGLVLPYCDTEAMQQHLAEISQAVDEGAHAVLILDQAGWHVTPKLKVPDNITLMFLPPRSPELNPVENVWQFLRDNWLSNRIFKDYDDIVAHCCAAWNKLVDQPWKIMSIGLREWAHRS from the exons ATGGGTTCAGCAATTTTGTTGCGTGATGATTTCGATGGGCGTGCTCTTCGACAGCTCGCACGGCAAACGAAGGATGCCAACCAGGCGCGGCGGTTGCTGGCGCTCGCCGAGATTTATGACGGCGGCTCGCGCTCGGATGCGGCACGGATCGGCAGCGTGACGCTGCAGATCGTCCGTGACTGGGTGCTGCGGTTCAATGCGCGCGGCCCCGACGGGCTGGTGAACGGCAAAGCACCCGGCGGCCGAGCGAAGCTGAACGTCGCTCAGCGCCATGCGCTGGCGAAGATCGTCGAAAGCGGCCCGATCCCTGCGATCCACGGTGTCGTCCGCTGGCGGCGCAAGGACCTGGTGCAGTGGATATTCCAGGAATTCCGCATCGCGATGGACGAGACGACTGTCGGCCGTGAGTTGAAGGCGCTCGGCTTCGCCAAGCTGTCGGCCCGCCCGCGCCACTACGCCCAGAACGAGCTGGAGGCAGAAGCTTTTAAAAAGA ACTTCCCCGCCGCTCTGGCGGAAATCCGAGGCCGGCTCCCGCGCGGCACCGACCTCGAGCTCTGGTGGGCCGACGAAGCGCGCATAGGCCAGAAGAACAAGATCACGCGGCGGTGGGCGCGTCGCGGAACCAGACCCTCCGCACCCTTGGATCAGCGCACCATGTGGGCCTACATCTTCGGGGCCGTCTGCCCGCGGAAGGGAAAGGGTGCGGGCCTTGTCCTGCCCTATTGTGATACCGAAGCCATGCAGCAGCATCTCGCCGAGATCAGCCAGGCCGTCGATGAGGGAGCGCATGCCGTGCTCATCCTCGATCAGGCCGGATGGCACGTCACGCCGAAGCTCAAAGTGCCGGACAACATCACCCTGATGTTCCTGCCGCCTCGTTCGCCGGAACTGAACCCCGTGGAAAACGTCTGGCAGTTCCTGCGCGACAACTGGCTCTCGAACCGCATCTTCAAAGACTACGACGACATCGTCGCCCATTGCTGCGCCGCGTGGAACAAGCTCGTCGACCAGCCGTGGAAGATCATGTCCATCGGACTCCGCGAATGGGCGCATCGGTCATGA
- a CDS encoding helix-turn-helix domain-containing protein translates to MDEDQKLELLQRMEAGETVSKLADEVGISRQRLYEWRDQLRLHGNLKSRRRGRPARSTAGVDGDLQLQSAVEQPAPQEKALTKARRRIRELEQKVGQQQLDLDFFREALRHFEEDQRRSSAPGETGSSKSSKR, encoded by the coding sequence ATTGATGAGGACCAAAAACTGGAGCTTCTCCAGCGCATGGAGGCGGGTGAAACCGTCAGCAAGTTGGCAGATGAGGTTGGCATCAGTCGCCAACGTCTTTACGAGTGGCGTGATCAGCTGAGGCTTCATGGTAATCTGAAGTCACGTCGGCGCGGGCGGCCGGCCAGATCGACAGCAGGAGTTGACGGGGACTTGCAGCTGCAGAGCGCCGTCGAACAGCCAGCGCCTCAGGAAAAGGCACTGACCAAGGCCAGGCGCCGGATCAGGGAATTGGAGCAGAAAGTCGGGCAACAGCAGCTCGATCTCGATTTTTTTCGCGAAGCCTTGCGGCACTTCGAGGAAGATCAGCGTCGGAGCAGCGCTCCTGGCGAAACGGGATCTTCAAAGTCATCGAAAAGATGA
- a CDS encoding IS3 family transposase — MTTGLSQGEFNIDRMCWLAGVSRASYYRHWLDSAPRRAETGLRDLIQKMALGNAHYGYRRIGALLRREGWQVNHKCILRIMREDNLLCLRARPFVPTTTNSRHGWQVVPNLARGMILNGVNQLWVADITFLHLAEEFAFLAVVLDAFSRRVVGWALDTHLRASLAIEALEMAITDRQPVAGSLVHHSDRGVQYACGAYSELLHLHGIQASMSRVGNPYDNAKAESFMKTLKQEEVQGLAYRDADDARRRIGAFIDTVYNTQRLHSALDYLTPEEYEQKHSGGRRMEKAA, encoded by the coding sequence ATGACAACCGGCCTGTCGCAAGGCGAATTCAACATCGACCGAATGTGCTGGCTCGCGGGCGTCAGCCGCGCGAGTTATTACCGTCACTGGCTGGATTCGGCCCCTCGTCGGGCCGAAACAGGTTTGCGAGACCTCATTCAAAAGATGGCTCTCGGCAACGCGCACTACGGTTACCGCCGGATCGGAGCCCTGTTGCGTCGGGAGGGGTGGCAAGTCAACCACAAGTGCATTCTACGCATCATGCGTGAAGACAATCTGTTGTGCCTGCGCGCAAGACCCTTTGTTCCTACAACGACCAACTCGAGGCATGGTTGGCAAGTCGTGCCGAACCTCGCCAGGGGCATGATCCTCAATGGGGTCAACCAGCTATGGGTTGCCGATATCACCTTCCTTCATCTCGCTGAGGAGTTTGCATTCCTTGCCGTTGTGCTTGACGCGTTTAGCCGCCGGGTGGTCGGATGGGCATTGGATACGCATCTCCGAGCAAGCCTTGCGATCGAAGCTCTCGAGATGGCTATCACCGATCGCCAGCCCGTGGCCGGGAGCCTCGTGCATCATTCCGATCGCGGCGTTCAATACGCGTGCGGAGCCTACTCCGAACTTCTGCATCTTCACGGCATCCAGGCGAGCATGAGCCGTGTCGGAAATCCTTATGACAACGCGAAAGCGGAGAGCTTCATGAAGACCCTGAAGCAGGAAGAGGTGCAAGGTCTCGCCTATAGGGATGCAGACGATGCTCGCCGGCGCATCGGCGCTTTCATCGATACCGTTTACAACACGCAGCGCCTGCACTCGGCGCTCGACTATCTCACGCCGGAGGAATACGAACAGAAGCATTCAGGTGGACGACGGATGGAAAAGGCGGCATAG
- a CDS encoding IS30 family transposase yields the protein MRRTYSQIDMDERRRIARWRAAGLSATVIAEKLGRHRSTIFRELKRNAFEDAQMPDLSGYYCVTANEMARERRAKLRKLARFVHVRQSVVERIMHGWSPQQIAGRMRLERHPICVSYETIYKFAYSADGQAIKLWRHLPERRARRRPRHARRRHGRRFSPELNILHRPDTVAERKQFGHWECDLIQFRKKFGKANVTSLVERVSRFAVFLRNNDRQSKPIMDGLIEVLQPLPHAARRSITFDRGTEFSEWPYLQAGIGTQTWFCDPQSPWQKGTVENTNGRVRKWLSREVDPLSISDGELRDICDRLNSTPRKCLGYRTPAEVFRKKLLAQIRRVG from the coding sequence ATGAGACGCACCTACTCCCAGATCGATATGGATGAACGTCGCAGGATCGCTCGCTGGCGAGCGGCCGGCCTCAGCGCCACGGTCATCGCCGAGAAGCTCGGACGGCATCGTTCGACGATTTTCCGCGAGCTCAAGCGCAATGCGTTTGAGGATGCGCAGATGCCGGATCTCAGCGGCTACTATTGCGTGACCGCCAACGAGATGGCACGTGAACGCAGAGCCAAGCTGCGCAAGCTCGCCCGCTTCGTCCATGTGCGCCAATCGGTGGTCGAGCGCATCATGCATGGCTGGTCGCCACAGCAGATCGCCGGCCGCATGCGGCTGGAGCGCCATCCGATTTGCGTCAGTTATGAGACGATCTACAAGTTCGCCTATTCCGCAGACGGCCAGGCCATCAAGCTGTGGCGGCACCTGCCGGAGCGTCGTGCGAGACGCAGACCGCGGCATGCCCGACGGCGTCACGGTCGCCGCTTCAGCCCGGAACTCAACATTCTTCACCGTCCTGATACTGTCGCCGAACGCAAACAGTTCGGGCATTGGGAGTGCGATCTCATTCAGTTTCGCAAGAAGTTCGGCAAGGCCAACGTGACGTCACTGGTGGAGCGGGTCAGCCGCTTTGCTGTCTTCCTGCGCAACAACGACCGGCAATCCAAGCCGATCATGGACGGGCTGATTGAGGTGCTCCAACCCCTGCCCCACGCTGCTCGACGCTCGATCACCTTCGACCGTGGCACTGAGTTCAGCGAATGGCCCTATCTGCAGGCTGGCATCGGAACGCAGACATGGTTCTGTGACCCGCAGTCGCCCTGGCAGAAAGGCACGGTCGAGAACACCAATGGCCGGGTTCGCAAATGGCTTTCGAGAGAGGTCGATCCCCTGTCGATCAGCGACGGCGAGCTCAGGGACATCTGCGACCGGCTCAACTCGACACCGCGGAAATGCTTAGGCTACCGAACGCCCGCGGAAGTCTTCCGCAAGAAACTGCTCGCGCAAATACGACGTGTCGGGTAG
- a CDS encoding type II toxin-antitoxin system TacA family antitoxin, translating to MRAIKDVTIDIDEPNTVRMNFRTKERVKRTIQRAAALSGLDDSAFTINAAYQSAIATIAAHEATLLQTTDYQAFFDALDNPSKPTDRLRDAFKRYSETVVSK from the coding sequence ATGCGAGCAATCAAGGACGTCACGATTGACATCGATGAGCCGAACACCGTTCGAATGAACTTCCGTACGAAGGAGCGCGTGAAGAGGACGATCCAGCGTGCCGCGGCACTTTCCGGCCTCGACGATTCTGCGTTCACGATCAACGCTGCCTACCAGTCTGCCATTGCCACGATCGCGGCGCATGAGGCGACCTTGTTGCAGACAACGGACTACCAGGCGTTTTTCGACGCTTTGGATAATCCGTCCAAACCGACCGATCGGCTGAGAGACGCGTTCAAGCGTTATAGCGAGACCGTAGTCTCTAAGTAA
- a CDS encoding helix-turn-helix domain-containing protein translates to MLSIAPEKKRAKANAVDIYVGRRIRQRRRWQNMPQAALGEAIGVTFQQVQKYEKGSNRVGAGRLQQISDALEVHPSYFFEDMPDDTQSIGQGAPNQAYIPPEVIEFAASDEGVELIRAFSRVGNPNVRCRIVKLLKSLGEHDW, encoded by the coding sequence GTGTTGAGTATTGCCCCTGAGAAGAAAAGAGCCAAAGCGAACGCTGTGGATATTTACGTCGGCCGTCGAATTCGCCAGAGGCGACGATGGCAGAATATGCCCCAAGCGGCCCTCGGAGAAGCTATCGGGGTGACGTTTCAGCAGGTGCAAAAATATGAAAAGGGCTCGAACCGCGTGGGTGCGGGCCGACTTCAGCAGATATCTGATGCACTGGAAGTGCACCCTTCTTATTTTTTTGAGGACATGCCTGACGACACTCAGTCGATAGGGCAGGGCGCCCCTAATCAGGCCTATATCCCGCCCGAAGTGATTGAGTTCGCTGCAAGCGACGAAGGGGTCGAGCTCATCCGGGCGTTCTCCCGTGTCGGCAATCCCAATGTGCGCTGTCGAATCGTGAAGCTGCTCAAGTCTCTCGGCGAACACGACTGGTAA
- the nodD1 gene encoding transcriptional regulator NodD1 has translation MRFKGLDLNLLVALDALMTERKLTAAARSINLSQPAMSAAITRLRTYFRDELFTMNGRELVPTPRAEALAPAVREALLHIHLSIISWDPFNPAQSDRSFRIILSDFMTLMFFERVVVRVAREAPAVSFELLPFSDEPDELLRRGDVDFLILPEMFMSHTHPRAKLFDERFVCVSCPTNQKLPPQLSIDNYVSMGHVAAQFGKQRPSVEEWLLREHGLRRRVEVAVPGFTMIPPFLSGTDRIATLPLRLAMHFAKAIPLRITELPQPIFPAFTEAVQWPAPHSSDPASLWMREIFLQEASRVEFQSETSAHALSSSQLPTCL, from the coding sequence ATGCGTTTTAAGGGCCTTGATCTCAATCTCCTCGTTGCGCTCGACGCACTGATGACCGAACGCAAACTCACGGCCGCTGCACGCAGCATCAACCTGAGCCAGCCGGCGATGAGCGCAGCCATCACCCGGCTTCGGACCTATTTCCGCGACGAGCTATTTACCATGAATGGTCGCGAACTTGTACCAACTCCGCGAGCAGAAGCGCTCGCACCCGCAGTCCGCGAAGCCCTGCTGCACATCCATCTCTCCATCATTTCATGGGATCCGTTCAACCCAGCGCAGTCAGATCGCAGTTTCAGGATCATTCTTTCCGACTTCATGACGCTAATGTTTTTCGAAAGGGTTGTGGTGAGAGTGGCGCGGGAAGCGCCCGCCGTCAGTTTCGAGTTGCTGCCGTTTTCCGATGAGCCAGATGAGCTTCTCCGGCGTGGTGATGTCGATTTCCTGATCCTACCAGAAATGTTCATGTCGCACACGCATCCCAGAGCGAAGCTGTTCGATGAGAGATTCGTGTGCGTGAGTTGCCCAACGAACCAGAAGCTACCGCCGCAGCTCTCCATCGACAACTATGTATCAATGGGGCATGTTGCGGCCCAATTCGGGAAGCAGCGGCCTTCCGTGGAGGAATGGCTATTGCGCGAGCACGGACTGCGAAGACGGGTCGAAGTCGCCGTGCCGGGTTTTACCATGATCCCGCCTTTTTTGTCGGGCACTGACCGCATAGCGACCCTCCCGTTACGACTGGCGATGCACTTCGCAAAAGCCATTCCCCTGCGGATCACCGAACTTCCGCAACCCATTTTTCCCGCGTTCACCGAGGCTGTCCAGTGGCCCGCGCCTCACAGCAGTGATCCGGCCAGTCTCTGGATGCGCGAGATATTTCTACAGGAGGCGTCTCGCGTTGAATTTCAATCCGAAACTTCGGCGCATGCTCTATCATCATCTCAATTGCCTACATGCCTCTAA
- a CDS encoding mannose-1-phosphate guanylyltransferase/mannose-6-phosphate isomerase: MLPKIIPAIMAGGRGTRLWPLSRATAAKQFLKLIGEETLFQDTLKRVSDAKVYGAPLVITNEEFRFLVAEQARELGVTLSSIVLEPVPRNTAAAVAVAARIVADRFGEDALLLVLPSDHAITVDDTYKKCVRSACIAAAEGKLVTFGIQPTWPATGYGYIERGTYLGKDVHAVQCFVEKPSLEKAAALLETGNYYWNSGMFLFQAASIIAELEEHAPDVLSAVHAAVRGSTVDADFIRLAPESFSQAPSISIDYALMEKTANAAVVCSDFAWSDLGSWDAVWKNEEQNADGNVLKGNVTACNTKNSLVLSHTAHLAVQGMDGVAVIASEDAVFVGRLEEAHEIGNLVKRLAADENTARLTELHPTLIRPWGGYTTMLNGDRFQVRRLFVRPGKMLSLHKHFHRSEHWICVKGTAEVTIEDRVTILHENQSIYIPEGAIHRLGNPGKIMLELVEIQTGAYLGEDDIIRVADESRNEMPDSRRTGL; this comes from the coding sequence ATGCTTCCAAAGATTATCCCAGCTATCATGGCAGGGGGTAGGGGCACAAGGCTCTGGCCTCTGTCACGCGCAACTGCCGCAAAACAGTTTCTAAAGCTAATCGGCGAGGAAACGCTCTTTCAAGACACGCTTAAGCGCGTTTCCGATGCCAAAGTTTATGGAGCACCACTCGTCATCACCAATGAGGAATTTCGCTTCCTGGTTGCCGAACAGGCGCGCGAGCTTGGGGTCACGCTTTCCAGCATAGTACTTGAGCCGGTGCCGCGCAACACGGCAGCCGCAGTAGCCGTCGCCGCCCGGATCGTGGCTGATCGGTTTGGTGAGGACGCGCTATTGCTTGTGCTGCCGTCGGACCACGCGATTACGGTAGACGATACTTACAAGAAATGCGTGCGCTCCGCCTGCATCGCCGCAGCGGAGGGCAAGCTCGTGACGTTCGGTATTCAACCCACTTGGCCAGCAACGGGATACGGATACATCGAACGTGGCACTTACCTTGGCAAGGACGTCCATGCGGTTCAATGTTTTGTCGAGAAACCAAGTCTCGAAAAGGCGGCGGCTCTTTTGGAGACCGGCAATTACTATTGGAACTCTGGGATGTTCCTTTTCCAGGCGGCCAGCATTATCGCCGAACTTGAGGAGCATGCACCCGACGTGTTGTCGGCGGTGCACGCCGCGGTCAGGGGCTCAACGGTCGACGCCGATTTTATACGACTTGCCCCGGAGAGTTTCAGCCAAGCGCCATCCATCTCGATCGACTATGCACTGATGGAGAAAACCGCAAACGCCGCCGTGGTCTGCTCGGATTTTGCTTGGTCGGATCTCGGTAGTTGGGATGCTGTGTGGAAGAATGAGGAGCAGAATGCTGATGGTAACGTGCTCAAGGGCAATGTTACGGCCTGCAACACGAAGAATTCGCTTGTGTTGTCGCATACCGCGCATCTCGCTGTACAGGGGATGGATGGAGTTGCAGTCATCGCTAGCGAGGACGCAGTCTTCGTCGGGCGACTGGAGGAGGCCCATGAGATCGGAAACTTGGTGAAGCGCCTCGCCGCGGACGAAAATACGGCACGTCTTACGGAATTGCACCCAACTTTGATACGGCCATGGGGCGGCTACACCACTATGCTTAACGGCGATCGCTTCCAAGTAAGGCGGTTGTTCGTACGCCCTGGGAAGATGCTTTCTCTCCACAAGCATTTTCATCGATCAGAGCACTGGATCTGCGTGAAGGGCACCGCAGAAGTGACAATCGAGGATCGAGTAACGATCCTGCACGAGAACCAGTCAATCTACATCCCCGAGGGGGCGATACATCGCTTGGGGAACCCTGGCAAGATCATGCTGGAGTTGGTCGAGATTCAAACTGGTGCCTACCTGGGCGAGGACGATATCATCCGCGTCGCAGACGAATCGAGAAATGAAATGCCAGATTCGAGGCGTACGGGCCTATAG